One Cryobacterium roopkundense genomic region harbors:
- a CDS encoding sugar ABC transporter substrate-binding protein — translation MKVNKKGLLAFSAVAVATTLALAGCSGGDSGVPADETASALTVWVDADRAAVLKDAAAEFTKESGVKVNLVQKDFAEIQEQFIAQVPTGKGPDITIAAHDWLGNFVSNGVVQPVELGDSAADYQQVAVTAMSYEGQAYGVPYAVENIALLRNTALAPTAPATYDDMIAAGTAAGTEFPFLVQVGPESDPFHLYPFQTSFGAPVFGTNADGSYNADDLAIGNAGGEAYAAWLAQEGAAGHLSVNVTGDIAKEKFNAGASPFFVTGPWNVPDAEAAGIDLAIDPIPSAGGEAAQPFVGVQGFMVSAKTTNALAANEFLVNYIGSEKVQTALYEVGGRAPALTSAFEAASADPITAGFGAVAASAVPMPNIPQMGKVWQFWGVTEAAIITGGGDPTTLWQTMTADIQAAIQ, via the coding sequence ATGAAGGTGAACAAGAAGGGCCTGCTGGCGTTCAGCGCTGTGGCCGTGGCGACAACTCTCGCGCTGGCTGGCTGCTCCGGCGGCGATTCCGGCGTTCCGGCAGACGAAACCGCGAGTGCACTCACTGTCTGGGTCGATGCCGACCGTGCCGCCGTGCTCAAGGATGCCGCCGCGGAGTTCACGAAAGAGTCCGGCGTGAAGGTCAATCTTGTGCAGAAGGATTTCGCTGAGATCCAGGAGCAGTTTATCGCCCAGGTCCCGACCGGCAAGGGCCCCGACATCACCATCGCCGCCCACGACTGGCTCGGAAACTTCGTCAGCAACGGCGTCGTGCAGCCGGTCGAACTCGGCGACTCCGCTGCCGACTATCAGCAGGTGGCCGTCACCGCCATGAGCTACGAGGGTCAGGCCTACGGTGTTCCCTACGCGGTGGAGAACATCGCCCTGCTCCGTAACACGGCGCTCGCGCCCACTGCCCCGGCCACCTACGACGACATGATCGCCGCCGGAACCGCCGCCGGAACGGAATTCCCGTTTCTCGTGCAGGTCGGGCCGGAGTCGGACCCCTTCCACCTCTACCCCTTCCAGACTTCCTTCGGAGCTCCCGTCTTCGGTACGAACGCCGACGGCAGCTACAACGCGGATGACCTCGCCATTGGTAACGCGGGTGGAGAAGCCTACGCAGCCTGGCTCGCCCAGGAGGGCGCAGCCGGGCACCTCAGCGTGAACGTTACTGGCGACATCGCCAAGGAGAAGTTCAACGCCGGTGCGTCGCCCTTCTTCGTGACCGGTCCGTGGAACGTTCCCGACGCGGAAGCCGCCGGCATCGACCTCGCGATCGATCCGATCCCGTCGGCCGGTGGGGAAGCTGCGCAGCCGTTCGTCGGCGTGCAGGGTTTCATGGTGAGCGCCAAGACCACCAACGCCCTCGCAGCCAATGAGTTTCTCGTGAACTACATCGGGTCCGAAAAGGTGCAGACCGCTCTCTACGAGGTCGGTGGACGCGCCCCGGCGCTCACCTCCGCCTTCGAGGCTGCGTCGGCCGACCCGATCACCGCCGGCTTCGGCGCCGTCGCGGCTTCCGCAGTGCCCATGCCGAACATCCCGCAGATGGGCAAGGTCTGGCAGTTCTGGGGCGTCACAGAGGCGGCCATCATCACGGGCGGCGGCGACCCGACGACGCTGTGGCAGACAATGACGGCCGATATTCAGGCCGCCATTCAGTAG
- a CDS encoding ATP-binding protein, protein MFTSIDYDKFRALRVTHVATRLEELIQDEGNDTLTPEQLFLTAVDDALESRRINKVDKLIRQAAFPIPGATVAEVDYRDGRGITPVRMRRYAAHDWRSDATNLLIISPTGGGKTYLACALAIGACQSEHSVLYFRMDDLARRLVIARGDGIAHQKLLNELSNIDLLIIDDFLTVGIDSDAASDLFAILANREHRLPTMIASQTGPKHWVAELPDRVAADSIVNRLANNARIINLGQIDMRRHRNDQARAHETYWE, encoded by the coding sequence ATGTTCACCAGCATCGATTACGACAAGTTCCGGGCCCTGCGCGTGACCCACGTCGCGACGCGCCTGGAGGAACTCATCCAAGACGAAGGCAACGACACCCTCACCCCCGAGCAGCTGTTCCTGACCGCGGTCGACGACGCGTTGGAGTCCCGTCGTATCAACAAGGTCGACAAGCTCATCCGCCAAGCTGCTTTCCCGATCCCGGGGGCCACGGTCGCGGAGGTCGACTACCGCGACGGGCGCGGGATCACCCCAGTCAGAATGCGACGCTATGCCGCCCATGACTGGCGCTCCGATGCGACGAACCTCCTCATTATTTCGCCCACCGGAGGCGGGAAGACCTACCTCGCCTGCGCGCTGGCCATCGGCGCCTGCCAGAGTGAGCACTCCGTTCTCTACTTCCGGATGGACGACCTCGCCCGAAGGCTTGTCATCGCCCGCGGCGACGGAATCGCCCATCAGAAGCTGTTGAACGAGCTCTCCAACATCGACCTGCTCATCATCGACGACTTCCTCACAGTCGGCATCGACAGCGACGCCGCCAGCGACTTGTTCGCGATCCTCGCGAACAGGGAACACCGACTACCCACGATGATCGCCTCGCAGACCGGGCCAAAGCACTGGGTCGCCGAGCTGCCCGACCGGGTCGCCGCGGACTCGATCGTGAACCGCCTCGCCAACAACGCCCGGATCATCAACCTCGGCCAGATTGACATGCGCCGGCACCGCAACGACCAAGCCCGCGCCCACGAGACCTACTGGGAGTGA
- a CDS encoding ABC transporter permease subunit produces MTRTQTLRDDAQVKKAKQSRRAGRIADAASVGVKVLLLKILLLGVVDAISLYALFVLGLNRDWLVFGLVLAVALAVNWVYFRRGGLPAKYLTPGLIFLAIFQIFVIGYSGYIAFTNYGTGHNSTKDDAVNALIVGSQQRVPDSPSYDLTVLERLGQYSFLVTDPDGTASVGDELTPLREVNNAETDAAGQAVALPGYTTLGFSDIVANQQAIAALSVPTSDDPNDGTLRTPDGSSAYLYLSDLLYDEAADTMTDTTKNLVYSADESTGAFVASDGSQLLPGWKVEIGFDNFTKAFTTESIRGPLISVTIWTFAFAFLSVGTAFGLGLFLAIVFNDMRMRGRNVYRVILILPYAFPGFLSALVWAGMLNPQFGFVNQVLFGGADIPWLTNEWLAKFSIIFVNLWLTFPYMFLVTTGALQSIPEELQEAAKVDGAKPWAIFRLIKLPLLLVSVAPLLIASFAFAFNNFNLVFMLTNGGPRDVTAGVNVGATDILITMVYKVAFVGANRDYGLASAFSIIIFLLVALVSIISFKQTKALEELN; encoded by the coding sequence ATGACCAGAACACAGACCCTGCGCGATGACGCGCAGGTCAAGAAGGCCAAGCAGTCCCGGCGCGCCGGACGCATCGCCGATGCGGCATCCGTTGGGGTGAAGGTCTTGCTGCTCAAGATTCTGCTGCTGGGAGTCGTCGACGCAATCAGCCTCTACGCCCTCTTCGTGCTCGGCCTGAACCGTGACTGGCTCGTGTTCGGCCTCGTGCTCGCAGTCGCACTCGCTGTCAACTGGGTCTACTTTCGGCGCGGCGGCCTGCCAGCCAAGTACCTGACACCCGGCCTGATCTTTCTCGCCATCTTCCAGATTTTCGTCATCGGCTACTCCGGGTATATCGCCTTCACCAACTACGGCACGGGTCACAACAGCACGAAGGATGACGCGGTGAACGCCCTCATCGTGGGCTCGCAGCAGCGCGTTCCCGATTCGCCCAGCTACGACCTGACGGTGCTCGAGCGCCTCGGCCAATACAGTTTCCTCGTCACAGACCCAGACGGCACTGCGAGCGTGGGTGACGAGCTCACGCCGCTGCGCGAGGTCAACAACGCCGAAACGGATGCCGCCGGTCAGGCCGTCGCCCTCCCCGGCTACACGACCCTCGGCTTCAGCGACATCGTGGCGAACCAGCAGGCGATTGCGGCCCTGTCGGTGCCCACCTCCGACGATCCCAACGACGGCACGCTTCGTACGCCAGACGGTTCGAGCGCCTATCTCTACCTGTCCGACCTCCTCTATGACGAGGCGGCGGACACCATGACAGACACGACCAAGAATCTGGTCTACTCAGCAGACGAAAGCACCGGCGCCTTCGTCGCCTCCGACGGTTCGCAGCTCCTTCCGGGGTGGAAGGTCGAGATCGGCTTTGACAACTTCACCAAGGCCTTCACGACGGAGTCGATTCGCGGCCCGCTGATCAGCGTCACCATCTGGACCTTCGCCTTTGCCTTCCTCTCGGTGGGCACGGCCTTCGGGCTCGGTTTGTTCCTCGCGATCGTGTTCAATGACATGCGCATGCGCGGGCGCAATGTGTACCGCGTCATCCTGATTTTGCCCTATGCTTTTCCCGGTTTTCTGTCGGCGCTCGTCTGGGCCGGCATGCTCAACCCCCAATTCGGCTTTGTGAATCAGGTCTTGTTCGGGGGCGCAGACATCCCGTGGCTCACCAACGAATGGCTGGCCAAGTTCAGCATCATCTTCGTGAACCTCTGGTTGACCTTCCCCTATATGTTCCTCGTCACGACGGGGGCCCTGCAGTCCATTCCCGAGGAGCTGCAGGAGGCCGCGAAGGTCGACGGTGCCAAACCCTGGGCGATCTTCCGCCTGATCAAGCTCCCGCTGCTGTTGGTCTCGGTGGCACCCCTCCTGATCGCGTCCTTCGCCTTCGCGTTCAACAACTTCAACCTCGTGTTCATGCTCACCAACGGTGGGCCTCGTGATGTCACGGCCGGCGTGAATGTGGGCGCCACCGATATCCTCATCACGATGGTTTACAAGGTGGCCTTCGTGGGAGCCAACCGGGATTACGGCCTCGCTAGCGCGTTCTCAATCATCATCTTCCTGCTGGTGGCGCTCGTCTCCATCATCAGCTTCAAACAGACCAAGGCGCTAGAGGAGTTGAACTGA
- a CDS encoding ATP-binding protein: MSRLDTETKRKLREMNAGELLEAIDTQDETLSISLSFEERVRLVVDDAYSTFTHSKVAGLIRRAGLRYPNADLRRIDLLDERCLNRQLLTQLGTCSFVTRQQNVVFQGFTGSGKSYLGCAIAKRACEHRIRAHYVRMPDLEEAWVAAQDTTGGAAKFLRKYASFTLLVIDEWLLDRPTESMRGMLLELMERRYGESSTVFCTQYQQKDWHSRLGSGVHADAIMDRIIHNTVWVETGTYNMREQAALTSA; encoded by the coding sequence ATGAGCCGGCTCGACACGGAGACTAAACGCAAGCTTCGGGAGATGAACGCCGGCGAGCTGCTGGAAGCGATCGACACCCAAGACGAGACCCTCAGTATCAGCTTGTCATTTGAAGAGCGGGTCCGGTTGGTCGTCGATGACGCATACTCCACCTTCACGCACTCGAAAGTCGCCGGGCTGATCCGGCGGGCCGGACTCCGTTATCCCAACGCCGATCTGCGCCGCATCGACCTGCTCGATGAGCGGTGCCTGAACCGGCAGCTCCTGACCCAGCTCGGCACGTGCTCATTCGTGACCCGGCAGCAGAACGTTGTCTTTCAGGGTTTCACCGGGTCAGGGAAGTCGTATCTGGGCTGCGCGATCGCCAAACGCGCCTGCGAACACCGCATTCGCGCCCACTACGTCCGTATGCCTGACCTCGAGGAAGCCTGGGTTGCTGCCCAAGACACCACCGGCGGCGCCGCGAAGTTCCTGCGGAAATATGCCTCCTTCACCCTCCTCGTCATCGACGAGTGGCTCCTTGATCGCCCGACAGAATCGATGCGCGGCATGCTGCTCGAGCTGATGGAACGCCGCTACGGGGAGAGCTCGACGGTGTTCTGCACCCAGTATCAGCAGAAGGACTGGCACAGCCGTCTCGGGTCCGGCGTTCACGCCGACGCGATCATGGACCGCATCATCCACAACACCGTCTGGGTCGAGACCGGCACCTACAACATGAGGGAGCAAGCAGCCCTGACCAGCGCCTAA
- the istA gene encoding IS21 family transposase: MADYRKILGLLLEGRSYREVVEIAGCSHRDVARVRQEVQERGVTSAVAVSDAELTEWFPDGRRKVSAEYDQPDLSRVLASMKANRHFTLLLAWRRYVDAKDAGKKYGYSQFCALFTGYLRTHDLVAVLRHEPGRAMLVDWAGDTMDIVDTITGEVVRAILFVAVLPFSGLLFCRAYADMKSPAWLDAHVRAFAFFGGVTQIVVPDNPTTSTHQTHKGDAERVVNARYQQLADHYQTAIVPARVKKPRDKAAAENAVNVVNKRVIGYLEDDVFTTLSELNTAIEERVREINHDIRRADDTTRWERFDMEERELLGPLPDAGFEDVQWKELKAARNYHVTADTQRYSVPFGLAGKLLRVRLTSSLVTVFDGHESICEHPRLTGRKGQYSTLPDHVPPQHRDIDGLWSRRWFIDRARSVGPATVTVIEHILDSQVIEAQGYLACQNILDGLGKNNRERLEAACQALVNRGTHPTYSTLKRLMAAIDSDAKKPRPVTPAASTGKRSNTVVFRDTISDVYVRDASHYAGDEEGK, translated from the coding sequence ATGGCGGATTATCGGAAAATATTGGGGTTGTTGCTCGAGGGGCGGAGCTACCGCGAAGTCGTAGAGATCGCTGGGTGCTCGCATCGCGACGTCGCCCGGGTCCGGCAAGAGGTCCAGGAACGAGGTGTCACCTCGGCGGTCGCGGTCAGCGACGCCGAGCTGACGGAATGGTTCCCCGACGGGCGCCGGAAAGTGTCGGCGGAGTATGACCAGCCCGACTTGTCTCGGGTTCTGGCATCAATGAAGGCGAACCGGCACTTCACGTTGCTGCTGGCGTGGCGTCGGTACGTCGACGCCAAGGACGCCGGGAAAAAGTACGGGTACTCGCAGTTCTGCGCCCTGTTCACCGGCTACCTCCGCACCCACGATCTCGTCGCGGTGCTGCGCCATGAGCCGGGTCGGGCGATGCTGGTCGACTGGGCCGGCGACACGATGGACATCGTTGACACGATCACCGGCGAGGTGGTCCGAGCGATCTTGTTCGTCGCGGTGTTGCCGTTTTCAGGGCTTCTGTTCTGCCGAGCTTACGCGGATATGAAGTCCCCGGCGTGGCTCGATGCGCACGTTCGAGCGTTCGCATTCTTCGGCGGCGTGACGCAGATCGTCGTGCCGGACAACCCGACGACCTCCACTCACCAGACACATAAGGGCGATGCGGAGCGGGTCGTCAACGCGAGGTATCAGCAGCTCGCGGATCACTACCAGACCGCGATTGTCCCGGCCCGAGTGAAGAAACCCCGCGATAAGGCGGCTGCGGAGAACGCGGTGAACGTGGTCAACAAACGAGTCATCGGCTACCTCGAGGACGACGTCTTCACGACGCTGAGCGAGTTGAATACGGCGATCGAAGAGCGCGTGCGTGAGATCAACCATGACATCCGCCGCGCCGACGACACGACCAGGTGGGAACGCTTCGACATGGAGGAGCGCGAGTTGCTCGGCCCTTTGCCCGATGCCGGGTTCGAGGATGTGCAGTGGAAGGAGCTGAAGGCGGCCCGGAATTACCACGTCACCGCGGACACGCAACGGTATTCCGTGCCCTTCGGGTTGGCGGGCAAGCTGCTGCGGGTTCGGCTGACGTCGTCCCTGGTGACGGTCTTCGACGGGCACGAGAGCATCTGCGAACATCCTCGGCTGACGGGGAGGAAAGGCCAGTACTCGACTCTTCCGGACCACGTCCCGCCGCAGCACCGCGATATCGACGGGTTGTGGTCAAGGCGGTGGTTCATCGACCGGGCGCGCAGCGTTGGGCCGGCCACCGTCACGGTGATCGAGCACATCCTCGACAGCCAGGTGATCGAGGCGCAGGGCTACCTGGCCTGCCAGAACATCCTCGACGGGCTCGGTAAGAACAACCGGGAACGGCTGGAGGCGGCCTGCCAGGCACTCGTGAACCGAGGCACCCATCCGACGTATTCGACGCTGAAACGGTTGATGGCGGCGATCGATAGTGACGCGAAGAAGCCCCGGCCGGTGACCCCGGCAGCCTCGACAGGCAAACGCAGCAACACGGTCGTGTTCCGCGACACCATCTCGGACGTTTACGTCCGCGATGCCTCCCACTACGCAGGCGACGAGGAGGGGAAGTGA
- a CDS encoding nucleotide disphospho-sugar-binding domain-containing protein, translating into MARILMGTMPTTGHVRPGLGIAHALVAAGHEVSWYTGSGYGDMIRETGATFLPMSPGVDLDDDAVQQLAITAARKPGLNAVRWGLLNLFLIPIPGWFAELDEIAKRFQPDVVVVDHGFVAGLFLAEKRSIPSVAFSSTPLALSSVDTAPFGMGYAPSASAAGKARNRVLNASVQRVVFANEHRAANEVRQSLGLRALPSFFLNWHVELATRYLAATIPEFEYPRSDLPGHVQFIGALIPPSTTNWTPPAWWPDVAAIRESGRPVIVVTQGSVAREPRKLLLPAIQALATEDVLIVATTGGPDPELVLPRSRRPANLRLERFVPFDKLLPQADLMVTNGGYGGVQQALAAGVPLVVAGQTEDKMEANARVAWSRVGISLANDHPSPKQIAHAVDTVLTDPRYWYRARELAQSYGRLDATALAVEAITAAAAGR; encoded by the coding sequence GTGGCACGAATTTTGATGGGAACGATGCCCACGACGGGTCATGTTCGCCCTGGTCTCGGTATCGCCCACGCTCTGGTCGCGGCCGGTCACGAGGTGTCCTGGTACACCGGATCCGGCTACGGCGACATGATCAGGGAAACCGGCGCCACGTTTCTGCCCATGTCTCCCGGCGTCGATCTCGACGACGACGCCGTGCAGCAGCTCGCCATCACCGCGGCCAGAAAGCCCGGCCTGAACGCGGTCAGATGGGGGCTTCTCAACCTATTCCTCATCCCGATACCGGGCTGGTTCGCCGAGTTGGACGAGATCGCCAAGCGTTTCCAGCCGGACGTGGTGGTCGTGGATCACGGGTTTGTGGCCGGCCTGTTTCTCGCCGAGAAACGCTCGATTCCGAGCGTGGCCTTTTCGTCCACCCCCCTCGCCCTCTCGAGCGTTGACACCGCTCCCTTTGGCATGGGATATGCGCCGTCTGCGTCCGCGGCGGGGAAGGCGAGAAATCGAGTGCTGAACGCGTCCGTCCAGCGTGTCGTCTTCGCGAACGAGCACAGAGCCGCAAACGAGGTGCGCCAGAGCCTCGGATTGCGGGCTCTCCCGAGTTTCTTTCTGAACTGGCACGTGGAGTTGGCCACACGGTACCTCGCCGCGACCATTCCCGAGTTCGAATACCCGCGGTCCGATCTGCCAGGCCATGTGCAGTTCATCGGCGCGCTGATTCCACCGTCGACGACGAACTGGACGCCTCCCGCTTGGTGGCCGGACGTAGCCGCAATCCGAGAATCGGGCCGGCCTGTGATCGTGGTCACCCAGGGTTCCGTCGCCCGCGAGCCGCGCAAGCTCCTGCTGCCCGCCATCCAGGCGCTCGCGACGGAGGACGTACTCATCGTCGCAACAACGGGGGGACCGGACCCCGAGCTGGTGCTCCCGCGGTCCCGTCGCCCCGCCAACCTCAGGCTCGAGCGCTTCGTTCCGTTCGACAAGCTGCTGCCCCAGGCAGACCTCATGGTCACGAACGGCGGGTACGGCGGCGTGCAGCAGGCCCTTGCCGCCGGAGTCCCACTGGTTGTGGCCGGGCAAACTGAGGACAAGATGGAGGCTAACGCGCGCGTCGCCTGGAGCAGGGTCGGCATCTCCCTCGCCAACGACCACCCCTCGCCGAAGCAGATCGCTCACGCCGTGGACACTGTGCTCACCGACCCACGCTACTGGTACCGCGCCCGCGAGCTCGCCCAGAGCTACGGGCGACTCGACGCCACCGCCCTGGCCGTCGAAGCCATCACAGCAGCCGCCGCCGGACGCTGA
- a CDS encoding sugar ABC transporter permease, which produces MSTAASHSAPTDTARRYIPTKRPFNFTRWFKATGWRHLVGVIMAVFAAFPLLYVLSASLHPGGTLITANGLFNQIDIGSYVTLFNLPQQPYADWYANTLIIGTVTSVCTVFLGALAAYSFSRMRFVGRRTGLLTLLLVQMFPQLLAVVAIFLLLNGISDVFPLIGLDSQIGLIMVYLGGALGVNTYLMYGFFNTIPASIDEAAKIDGAGHARIFFTIILRLVSPILAVVGLLSFVGTTNEFVIASVVLISPEKQTLAVGLYQFVSQEFSTNYSVFAAGAVLAALPVMALFLWLQKYIVSGLTAGSVK; this is translated from the coding sequence ATGAGCACCGCTGCCTCGCACTCCGCCCCGACAGACACGGCCCGTCGATACATCCCCACGAAGCGACCCTTCAACTTCACGCGCTGGTTCAAGGCAACCGGATGGCGCCACCTCGTTGGTGTGATCATGGCCGTTTTCGCCGCCTTCCCGCTGCTCTATGTGCTCTCGGCATCGCTGCACCCCGGCGGCACCTTGATCACAGCGAACGGGCTCTTCAACCAGATCGACATCGGAAGCTACGTGACGCTGTTCAACCTGCCGCAGCAGCCGTACGCCGACTGGTACGCGAACACCCTAATCATCGGCACCGTCACGTCGGTCTGCACAGTGTTCCTCGGTGCCCTCGCAGCATATTCTTTTTCGCGTATGCGATTCGTGGGGCGCCGCACCGGGCTCCTCACACTGCTGCTCGTGCAGATGTTCCCCCAGCTCCTTGCTGTCGTGGCGATCTTCCTGCTGCTCAACGGGATCAGCGACGTCTTCCCGCTCATCGGGCTCGACTCGCAGATCGGCCTGATCATGGTCTACCTCGGGGGTGCCCTGGGCGTGAACACCTACCTTATGTACGGATTCTTCAACACGATCCCCGCCTCGATCGATGAGGCAGCGAAGATCGACGGCGCGGGGCACGCTCGCATCTTCTTCACGATCATCTTGCGGCTCGTGTCGCCCATCCTCGCCGTGGTGGGCCTGCTCTCGTTCGTGGGCACCACTAATGAATTCGTGATCGCGAGCGTGGTGCTCATCTCACCCGAGAAGCAGACCCTTGCTGTGGGGCTGTATCAATTCGTTTCGCAAGAATTCTCCACCAACTACTCTGTCTTTGCAGCCGGAGCAGTGCTTGCCGCCCTGCCGGTGATGGCGCTGTTCCTCTGGTTGCAGAAGTACATCGTGAGCGGACTCACGGCAGGATCCGTGAAGTAG
- a CDS encoding glycoside hydrolase family 13 protein, with the protein MTGTGTEWWRTAVIYQIYPRSFADANGDGMGDLAGIQSRLPQLRDLGVDAVWLSPFYTSPQRDAGYDVADYCDVDPLFGTLEDFDAMQTAAHDLGIRVIIDIVPNHSSSDHAWFQEALQTAPGSVERARYMFRDGKGATGELPPNNWNSVFGGRAWTRVTEADGTPGQWYLHLFDSTQPDLDWENPWVRDQFRSVLRFWLDRGVDGFRVDVAHGMIKAAGLPDYTPPADGGSMGGGSATLEPDISAEPAATPPFWAQDGVHEIYRDWHAVLAEYPGDRVLAAEAWVDPLTEVAKWVRPDEMHQAFNFAYLETPWNAPKLRRVIDDSLAAFSGVGAPSTWVLSNHDVVRHASRLALGAENLQGHGIGPKTEGLPDTVVGLRRARAASSLMLALPGSSYLYQGEELGLPEVIDLPDSAREDPTWFRTKGERYGRDGCRVPLPWEAAAPSYGFGPSASSWLPQPIEWAGLARDQQMGVAGSTLELYTLALGLRRQFALGLGTVDWLPGFPPEVVAFRSGDVTVIANTGETSVALPVGDVLLASEPLTGRTLPGDTTVWLRA; encoded by the coding sequence ATGACAGGCACAGGTACAGAGTGGTGGCGCACGGCAGTTATTTATCAGATCTACCCGAGGTCGTTCGCCGACGCCAACGGTGACGGCATGGGCGACCTCGCCGGAATCCAGTCGCGCCTGCCGCAGCTGCGCGACCTCGGCGTCGATGCCGTCTGGCTATCGCCGTTTTACACTTCGCCCCAGCGCGATGCCGGCTACGACGTGGCCGACTACTGCGACGTGGACCCGCTCTTCGGAACCCTCGAGGACTTCGACGCCATGCAAACCGCGGCTCACGACCTCGGCATCCGCGTCATCATCGACATCGTTCCCAACCATTCCTCAAGCGACCACGCGTGGTTTCAGGAAGCGCTGCAGACCGCACCCGGAAGCGTCGAGCGCGCACGCTACATGTTCCGTGACGGCAAGGGCGCCACCGGCGAACTACCGCCGAACAACTGGAATTCAGTCTTCGGCGGCCGCGCCTGGACCCGCGTCACCGAGGCCGATGGCACTCCCGGCCAGTGGTATCTGCACCTCTTCGACAGCACCCAGCCCGACCTCGACTGGGAAAACCCCTGGGTACGCGATCAATTTCGCTCGGTGCTGCGCTTCTGGCTCGACCGCGGCGTCGATGGTTTCCGTGTAGACGTCGCCCACGGCATGATCAAGGCCGCGGGCCTCCCTGACTACACTCCGCCGGCAGACGGCGGCAGCATGGGTGGGGGCTCGGCCACCCTCGAGCCGGACATCAGCGCGGAACCCGCAGCCACGCCGCCCTTCTGGGCGCAGGACGGCGTTCACGAGATCTACCGCGACTGGCACGCAGTGCTCGCCGAATACCCCGGTGACCGGGTGCTCGCCGCGGAAGCGTGGGTCGACCCGCTCACCGAGGTGGCCAAGTGGGTTCGCCCCGACGAGATGCACCAGGCGTTCAACTTCGCCTACCTCGAGACCCCGTGGAACGCGCCGAAGCTGCGCCGCGTCATCGACGACTCACTCGCCGCGTTCAGCGGAGTCGGAGCCCCCAGCACCTGGGTACTCTCCAACCACGACGTCGTTCGACACGCCTCCCGGCTCGCACTCGGTGCCGAGAACCTGCAGGGCCACGGCATCGGCCCGAAGACCGAGGGTCTTCCCGACACTGTCGTGGGCCTGCGCCGCGCCCGGGCCGCCTCAAGCCTGATGCTCGCACTCCCCGGGTCGAGCTACCTGTACCAAGGCGAGGAACTCGGCCTGCCCGAAGTCATCGACCTTCCCGACTCAGCCCGCGAAGACCCCACATGGTTCCGCACCAAGGGTGAGCGCTACGGCCGAGACGGCTGCCGCGTTCCGCTCCCGTGGGAAGCCGCCGCACCCTCCTACGGCTTCGGTCCCTCCGCATCAAGCTGGCTGCCGCAACCCATCGAATGGGCCGGGCTCGCCCGCGACCAGCAGATGGGCGTGGCGGGATCCACTCTCGAGCTGTATACGCTTGCACTGGGCCTGCGTCGGCAGTTCGCGCTCGGACTCGGAACGGTCGACTGGCTTCCCGGCTTCCCGCCGGAGGTCGTCGCGTTCCGCTCCGGCGATGTGACGGTGATCGCCAACACCGGCGAAACCTCTGTCGCCTTGCCCGTCGGCGATGTGCTCCTGGCGAGCGAACCGCTCACGGGGCGCACCCTCCCCGGCGACACCACCGTCTGGTTACGCGCCTAA